GGCGCcgtttttaattttatcttttttgCAATTTTTACAACAACACAATTTAACACACTTGTCACAAGTTGTTTCTGGACAACATTTAACGCATATACAACAACAATTTGTACCTGTACCACTAGAGCAGGTACAAGACCCTCCAGTGTCTCCTCCACATGATGTGCAAGGGTTACAATTTTTAGCCTCAATTCTTACTGTTAACTGGCATTCATCACAAGTAGTTGCTGTAACTGTTTCTATTTCGTATATTCCAGCCAATGTAAAGAAACCGCACTTGTCATTTTTGCATTGTTCAGCACAACAATTTCCCTCACACCCTATCTGTCTACGTATTTCACTCACGCTGGTTCCAATATCTTTTTGTACCAACAGGATCCCGTTTGGTTCTAAAGGAGAGTAATCCAAACTATTTCCTTCAGAGAATGACTTAGAACATGCAAATCTGTTAAAAAGACGGCACTGGGTTAAAGGAggaatattaataattagCTCTTCTTCTTTATTTGTTTCTACAATAGCTGCATGTGGTCTTGAAGTGTAAAAACTGCTACGCGAATAAAAGCACTTGTTTGTCTTATTAATGATTACCGGATACCTACAATAGCATTCAGTAAGAAATTTATCTCCACAACAAGAATTTAAAGGGGTTCCTTTGTTGTCGCAATTCTGAATTAGATTGGTGTTTATAATAACGCCCAAATTGTATGAACAATTATATCCCAACCCAAAAGCCAAAACCATTATTATCAAGTAAATACCGTATTGTGAAAAGGACCTGCCAAAATACCTCAAATAGCCAACAATCATCAGATATGGGATATAAACTATTAGATTcatgaaataataatctGTTCCCCTGTGTGTGATAGTAACAGGATATATGATACCAACACAAAACCCACAGAAGTGAGAAAATGAATCAGTTCTGGTTAAAGACGTTATCATGTGTGGAgcataattaaaatatgttttttTGCCCCCAGATACTTGAATGACTGGAGTCAAGGgcaaaaataaaatgaatgacaaataaaaacaaataatgGGAAAAATATGTCTCACAATTGATAATTCTAAACAAAAATTTGTAcatttattgaaattacACTTATCTGAAATACATTTACTGGAATTAAATCTTTTGGAATAATGTTCATACAGCTGTTTAAAATCTTCGACTAGACTACCATAAATGTTAtctaatttactaaaattgaATGTTTTCAACACTGGATACTTTCCCTTCATTGCCATTATACTTAGTGACAGCAAACAGAATGACAACCGAGCCACAGCAAGTGTTAACCACATTTTCCTAAACTGTGACTCATTATCTTCACCCTGAGTTAAAACCCAACACAAACCCGGTAATATCCTCGCTGATAATAGACCAGCAAGGAATGTAAGAACTAACTCAGTGCTGTAGGAGTAGTGAACACATGCCTCAATCACTAGGAATGTTGTAAAGATTGATATTCCGATTGTTACAGAGGTTGTAACTAGAACTGATGTTACTTTAACCCATACAAAAACAACTAATATGACCAAAGGAACTACATAGTAGAGTTGAGATAAGTATATGAAATCACCAAAATGGTCATTAGgcaatattaaaataaccAGCAGAGTGCCAAATACGACCACCAAGAACAAATACCACTGAAACTCAGGCGAGGCTTTAGTTTGGGATACGAGCGTATAAAATTGCTCGGAACCTACCAGAAGCGATAGGCCAAAGAAATAAACCTCTAATACATCTGTGATATCAATAACCTTCTTTTTCATCAAAAAGGATTAAACAGTCCTCCTTTACCATCCAAACTgcattttaaaattattcaattattttctCACATTTGCGATATAAATATCAGTCACATATGGACTAAAAGTTACATTTATTACTGGATTCATTTCCCCATGATTCTCATGTGAATTACActcattattaaaattatttttctattttttttaattttttattattttttaaaatttaaaaaatataattcaAACAAATTCTTCCCATTATTCATCCTGTTACTTGAGTTCTAATTTAGTTATTCAACTGAGTTTTGTTCTTCCTTCTTCCTACTTCATTAATCATTTATTCcagttaaaatattattaaatattttttaaaataaataaaaatttatttttttcttaTTTCAATGATTCTTTTCCTATTCTTTTTGGATTCCATCCCTCATCCTACTTACAATTCttatacttaaaattaagtaattattttaattattttagcaataataatattatttacatttattttctCATTATTTTGCAACTTGATCTTACAATTCTCAATTTACTCCATTCTTCCATTGTtagtatttatttatttatatattttttagaatcttaaattttctctgttttaatatatcatacacacttaattatttgtatttttaacacttgtTAATAAATCTTCAGCAGTAAACTattgaataatattttaatttcataattGACAAATATCCTTGTTAACCtactttaaaatcataTAAATTAGGTTTAGatgtatattttaactttgGTTCAGTACATCTTTTTTTTCTTTTAAATATACCTCAAAACCTCAACCTACTTCATTGATGGTTTCATATAAATGGTTTAAATGAATCCCAAATCTGGATCCTTTGGAGATGAATTCCTCTAAGGTTTGTAAAGTTTTGGACGAGATCGGGATTGACGAGGAATTCTTGAAGTTAAAGTCCGATTTACTAAACGAATTCACTTCAAAGGGAGGTTGCGTTCCAGGTGCCGCCTACAAGCAAATTCTTAACGGCGTATTAAATATTCTCATCCAATACAAAGATATAGAAAGCAATGTGAAGCTAAATAGGGAATGTTATATTCTAATTCAGCACATTGCAACTACTGGGAAGTGCAGATTCCCTTGGAAGGTCGTGAAAATGctaataattgtaatatataataaaatttttgatGAACTTTATCAGTCAAATAAGAATTCTACATCGCTCCAGAACTCCTCCACAGCTGGTTCTGATTCTTGTGACCCTTCTGATTCATCCACTGAATCTGATAAACCTAAGGAATCCCGGCCAGctgataaaaaaattaaccaaattgAGTCTGAGGAAGAGTTTAAACAAATGAAATACGAAtctttactatatattgTGGGCTTTAATATACCTCCCTTTACACTTCAACGGCTTTGTGAGATTCCTATAAAACAGCCTTACACAGTTTTCCGGAAACTGTTTAACGCCTACAGAAAACTTTTCACTGTCCGGAACTTGGAGTATGAGCCTGTGAAACTCCCAAGGTTTTTCAAACCTTCAGATTACCCTCACCTCAGGCGTGTGTGCCGTATTGTTGACTCTTGGGAGTACAAGTACAGGCATCTCACTCCCAGTTGGACTGACGACCTTCTTGCTGAGAACCTCGACGAACTCGACTCTTCTGATGAAAAGCCATTCAAACGGCCTCTAGAATAAGATTAACAGTCTATTTCCTAATTGTACTTATAGTTCACTGTCCCTATTCACCTGGGCACCTACTCTGTTTGTAATGTTTAATGTAAATTGTaaagtatattttatattagattattttatcaagttTTTAAGGTATTCCGTTCTCTCAGAGTCCATTGAGTCCCACTTCGACTGTGAAAGTTCAACCACTTGATATCCTGAAAGCTTCAGATTCTTGATTAATTTCTGCGAGTTTCCCATGTAAAGGTTTGAATTCTCAACTAAGTTCCTTGAATCCAAGTTTGTGGTCCAAAACCTCAGTTCATCTTCCACTGGTACCACTTGGATCACGGTTGTTTTATCCTTAATCACAAAATTGCAAAAGTATATCTCAGTAACTCCAGAATCAAATTTCACACCCAACTTCTCCAACACCTcctaaaatcaataattaaCCATCCTAATTATAGGgaatttatgtaaatattatcaaaatttatgtaaatattatggaaaatttatgtaaatattactacTAATTAATAGTTGTCATACCTTTACTGTTATGTATGTATTTGATTTCTTGAAGTTGTGCGACTTTAATTCTTGTCTTGTAAACCAAGCTTTTGAAGCCTGTTCCAGCCTCTTTCCTAACGACTCCACTTCCTcattgtaaatattattcaaGACCAAGTCAATATGTATTTCATACAACTTCAACAACAAATCATTCTCCTTAAGCTCATCAAACGTAGATTTAGTATTCATAGTTCCCTTTTCAGACTCATTCGCACCATCACCATCTTGAGTGATGGGATATAACTGGTCAATCACTGAGAGATACAATTTCTTCAAGTTCTGATCTACAATCCCAAAATTTGCAATTGAATACAATAAATCAACTTTATCTCTAACTTCCAAATTGTTAAAGCGGTTAGACTGTGAGTAAGATGAGTTCCCACTACTAGCATTGGATGA
Above is a window of Theileria parva strain Muguga chromosome 2, complete sequence, whole genome shotgun sequence DNA encoding:
- a CDS encoding PPP4R2 family protein, translating into MNSSKVCKVLDEIGIDEEFLKLKSDLLNEFTSKGGCVPGAAYKQILNGVLNILIQYKDIESNVKLNRECYILIQHIATTGKCRFPWKVVKMLIIVIYNKIFDELYQSNKNSTSLQNSSTAGSDSCDPSDSSTESDKPKESRPADKKINQIESEEEFKQMKYESLLYIVGFNIPPFTLQRLCEIPIKQPYTVFRKLFNAYRKLFTVRNLEYEPVKLPRFFKPSDYPHLRRVCRIVDSWEYKYRHLTPSWTDDLLAENLDELDSSDEKPFKRPLE
- a CDS encoding putative integral membrane protein — translated: MKKKVIDITDVLEVYFFGLSLLVGSEQFYTLVSQTKASPEFQWYLFLVVVFGTLLVILILPNDHFGDFIYLSQLYYVVPLVILVVFVWVKVTSVLVTTSVTIGISIFTTFLVIEACVHYSYSTELVLTFLAGLLSARILPGLCWVLTQGEDNESQFRKMWLTLAVARLSFCLLSLSIMAMKGKYPVLKTFNFSKLDNIYGSLVEDFKQLYEHYSKRFNSSKCISDKCNFNKCTNFCLELSIVRHIFPIICFYLSFILFLPLTPVIQVSGGKKTYFNYAPHMITSLTRTDSFSHFCGFCVGIIYPVTITHRGTDYYFMNLIVYIPYLMIVGYLRYFGRSFSQYGIYLIIMVLAFGLGYNCSYNLGVIINTNLIQNCDNKGTPLNSCCGDKFLTECYCRYPVIINKTNKCFYSRSSFYTSRPHAAIVETNKEEELIINIPPLTQCRLFNRFACSKSFSEGNSLDYSPLEPNGILLVQKDIGTSVSEIRRQIGCEGNCCAEQCKNDKCGFFTLAGIYEIETVTATTCDECQLTVRIEAKNCNPCTSCGGDTGGSCTCSSGTGTNCCCICVKCCPETTCDKCVKLCCCKNCKKDKIKNGARVFMCYKSNGVYCVREITPNNRPKFDEKLDKQNDFYIKSMFISDCCHSDIQVDLHCKLNNNFFRVTEIKYAKKPTIPTSILLCRKESKCCTQQASRAGTQTCCCSKLPIQRVLIGYPEEQISKPSCPCPETCKNCPCCQNSNQGKQCCCCTGAELEISTENLYEKKMKPIKLKLITIFWILFALILAVMYLAASKDKVGDIKYYNFNPVTSHKIITKNTIKNSLNTADEVKRRIDWFLMTSGLDNDRYNEDLKHMLKLFDCTLDPREFTFLKQNLDEVSSNLLRDPLFILRAKIELVTWSCCLGFVYTYIIEMFVRIQAYFIKWEPLWRREYYNYRQLISKNINNITYGSKFAVAASNELEIGFKTRLLISRSRKETWASAFDKVENYLDLYDKEIELPEEQLPKTIEERLQYFIRIWDDRIVHLEEWTSSSTNVFDWDTFLIQYPDIRTWVNMFWRYIRLVSKEFDLKHKKFNKGIEIFENYKIN